The nucleotide sequence ATTGTCAAATATTTGCATTTCTTACTAGTGGTATAATAAACCACTTAACGTGAAGCTTGTATCATATTATTTGAGTGAAGTGCTTCTATTTGTGCATAGGGGCGCCATGAAGATTTTTCCGCGAATCGTGAAAATCGCGCATGCGTGCACGCTCGCGGCAATGGCGGTGGTTCAAACGATATTTTCGTTCCAGGAATCTGTAGAACCGATTTACTTGCGACGCGGGGGACGTTACACGGGGAATCGTAAGAACATACGTGATATCGAAAGGAAATGCCTCGCCGGACGTCGAGGAGGCGCCGCGAGTACGAAAAGGGAGGAGAAAGGAAGAGAGAAAGAAGAGGAGGCTCCCCGGCGCGGAGAGTGAATTCTGAGATGGAACATAAATTGATATGCATCCAGCATTCGACATGTCGGTCGGATGAAAGAGGGAGCCCCGGAGACAATGCCCGTCGGCCACGAACCCCCTCGCGCATCCGGTGCGTTTTCAAGGAAGCTTTCGGAGCATCGTGACACATATCAATTGATTTTCACGGGCACGACTCGTTCGACATATCGAACATCGCTCGTGAACGACCATCGGCGTCGATTTCGTGGCGAACGAAAATGACCGACGAAAGTTTCGTGCCGACATCGGCGATTTCTTTTCGACGGATTCCAACTGCGATGCGTTGCGTACCGCCGGCACGCGGCAGTTACTAATTTAATTACAATGAGACACCGATTGCGCGATTAACATATCGTTAAAATACCGCGGCGCGGTAATTATACGCTTTCTAGGGGCACGGGTCGCGGCCGATTTGCATACCGTTCGGTGAATATAAACAACCGCGGGAAGATTTGACGATTGCTGGGTTGTGTAACCGAATTTCTAGATCGATTCGATTATTCTTCGTGCTGAAACAACGACTGATTCTCCATAAAAGATTTTTGAATAGAGCACAAATGTAGCGAGGAAAATTGATACGATCACACAAAATGGCCTACAGATATGAATGGACCTTTATCATCTCGATCACCGGTACACGCACGCACGTTCACCTATTAATTTTCAGAAGCGATACCGCGGATCACGAAACGCTCGCTAATGAACCGTAAGAGCAGCGAACAAAGGCGCCAGTGGCGATATTATATAGAATACCGGGTCTGAATTGTATCAGATAGCATTCAGCTGACGCTCCACGTGTCAATAAAGCCCGCAGCAGCCTCAGTTAATTTCCGAGTGCGGCGCCGAAAGGTTGCGCCTTCGAATCGTCCTCGACGTGTGTCTTCTATAAATTCTGAAGCAGAGCTGGAACGTCCCTTGGTCTCGACCACTTTGTTTTACAACTCGACACCCACCTCTCGTCTCTATGCGTACGCACGCGCGTTCGCTCGCTCTCGCACACTCGCTTGCACTTATGCCACCCGTTACACACCGATCCTCGTCGACTTGTAAAACCGAGCCCGACGTTCAACACAGAGCACGCGCTGCGTTCAATGTAAAGCGTTAAAACGCTACGTGATCGAATTCGACAAACGACCGGACACTCGCCACTCGGAGCCACCATTTCGCGCTCGTCGCCGGAATATCAAGCAGAGAGATCGTTAGAAACGTTTTAGAATTAAGCGGGAGGCTTTTGTCGATGCCCGAAAGATCGATTAGAATGGAACGCGATCCCGCGATCGGTGAAATCCGGCTAATGGAAATCGACCGCGCCACGCGATCGCCCTCGAAAACCAAGGACGATGCACGCGAAAATTTGCCGAATACACCGGTTCGCTTACGTAATTTTACGTGACATCGATCGAATCTGAAGGAAATTGTTCTGCGATCGTTATAGCGCTTTTTATTCCTTCTGTCTCGTAGGTCGGCGACGGGCATATCAACTGCCCGTATTCACGGACACTCGTGCATGCGATATCCACGATttcacatttggaaatttaaggacatGCAATCTACAAAGATCTCTTTTGCAAAGAGACTTTTGGAAAGTTGAAGATGAAggtttaaatttaaagattttggaatttccaaaaatatttgacaatttaggagtTTGTAAATATAGTAAGTTTTCCTGTTATAAACAATCGACCAGCCTTTCATTCATGTCCTTGGTCACGCAGCACTCGAGATCTACAGCGTGGGCGTGCAAATAAATTAGGATTTCGGATCGAGACCTTGGTTCGACGAAAAGTAGAATCTTAATTCGATGACCATGACGTAAAGGGGTCCTCAAACAATCACCGTACACTATCAATACATTACTGTccataaatattgaatataaatgTTGACATTTGTCCCAAACTGTacctaacaaattatttttaatttgttctaCATTTTGACATGTAGTCCTATCAAACTGTAGTGGCAAGTGCTACTTCTTGGTCCCAAAGTTTATAATCATGATTATGAATAAATTCTTGACACACACGTTCATATAGCAATAAAAAGTAGCATACTAAAAACTGAATGTGTTTCCttaaaaaataatgcaacaTAAAAGATCATCACATTTCTAGTAAAATGTAGTAAAACTTTTCCTTGCTATAAACAAGGAGAATATGTATGAAGAAGGACACCCCGTATATTGGTCATCCGAGACGCAGCGATTGAAATAAAGACAAACGAGATTAATCGGCGGATCGATACGGCCCTGTCCCGGCATCAGGTTCGCGTGCATTGTTATTAGCGACAGTCGCGAGCCGCGGCAAAAGGCGAGAACAAGTTCTTCCCCGAGACGCAACGCCTCTCGCCACGCCGTTAATGTTGGGAAATCCCCATTCATTGGGTCCCATCGTGCGGTCGAAAGTCATCTTTCGAGAATTTACGGAGGTGTAGCGTTACAAAAGCGTTTATGCAGCTTCCACTCGAAACAATGCACGTGCTCTCGATCGAGCGCCGGCTATTTTGAATACTTTCCCACACGCTCCGGTTAAAAATCCGTTTAAAACGGGAGAGAAGCCCGAACACGTCCACGCGTTACGTCTATGATTCACCGAGAGCTCTGGTGGATAGAGAAAGACTCATTATCGTCGAACGAGCATCAAGTTAACGTGACTCCGCGAAATAATCGCGGCCGCGCGTTAACGCGAAATCAGCCGTTCCGATCGTGAGACGCGAGAAGAGAGAAGAGAGCAGCGAGACCGTTTCTGTGATGCCATTTCAAGCAAACCCGGTAGGATCACCTTGATCCCTGAAATGTTAGGTTCAACGTCTTCTGCATAAACTATCTGTCTCCATCAGCCGGAGAAAGAGGCTCGCGGGCCTACTCGACCCGGCTCGAGCCTCTCGCTACTCGTATCTACTGGCGGAATTAGATTACGTATCTGCCCCGGCTCTGTCCGTGATTTATTTATCGAGTCCGGGCTCCTCGAGGCGTGCTGCAGTTTCAACACCTTTTGACGCGTGTATTTACGATTATGAGAATTACACAAGGCAATTAGAGCCGTCCGGCCGGTATAAATACGGGTAATCGTGCGCTGTTCCGCTCGCGGGAGTAAATTACGCGCTTGTCGGTAGGAAATCGAACGACGAGATCGCGATGAGGATCGACGCTATACGCGTAATTGCAAAACGAAATCTCCTCTTAATCCTCGTGTCGATAATCGAGACGTTCGTGGTCGTTTTGTAACTCGGAGGGTTTCATTTTATCGACgtttaaaattagaaagttaaaaGGGCCTACGTGTTTGCCAATTTTTTGCAAGCGTCGTTTAGacatttaaatttgtactaTTCTTTTTAGTAGTTCCTTGTTGTAAAAATCTAGTGAACTACGTCGAAAGAATGCGGATATGTGCATACGGTTCTCACAAAGAGAATATGCGGTTTTAACACGTAACCTGCAACACGCTGGTATTGACTCGAGTAATCGCATAAACCATCGACACCCCACAAAAATTCCTCCAGAAACGAAACTCGAGTACCCGCGAGCCCCACAGGGTAGAGTTCATTGCGCTCCAAAGTGCTACAAAATTGCACACACCTCGCGCCAAACAGCAATCTGTGGATCCCCCTGCTAAGGACCCAGGCAGAGAAAAAAGGACGAAAATACGTTCGATCGAGCAGTAAGCGAAGATCGTCAAGGGTTAGAGGCTCCGTATCGAGCTACACACACCGATCTCGGCTGGATGGCTCATTTTCACCTGAGGTTACCTTTGGCACACAATCATCCGCCATTAAGGTCGTCTACAAAAATCCCGAAAACACCGGAATATCCCTTTACACGGGGCAGAAAAGGCGATCCTCTCGTGGTACGCGGATAACCCGTCCGCGGCGGGTATATCACGAACAGCCCCGTGATCTCGCGGCATGATCTTTCAAGATCGAGAGTGGGACGAGAAGGTGGAACACACGCCGGAGCAGGACGAACGAAGAAAATAAGACGGTGTCGGCTTAAGAGGCGAGAGAGAGGAACGAGGGAGATGCAACGAGCGCTAGATCTCGAGCAACGATCGCAGATCATCTTCCCTCTTCGACCGGTCTCTCGTCCTCGATCTTAGAAGGAAGCGGCGGGGGCGGCAAGCAACGAGCGTTGCTACGCTGGCGTCGCTCCTGCCGCCGCCATTATCAAATTATTCACTCACACCGTGCGCCATCTATCTTCGGCCAGAGCGATCCTAACGTGTTATTATTTGATCCTCACTTTGTTAGCGATCTGACTCTAACAGCCCCGCGATATGTACCTGGTAGATCCTGCTCGCTGATCTAGAGTACTTCTCACGATCTCCGGCGCACCGGCAGCTCCAAGCTGACCGACGCTTTCGAACCGACTCCTATTGCACGCCGGGAGCTGCTGCCTCTGCCATCTTTGTCGCGCGGAATCCACGACGCGAAACTGACGGAGATCCGCCGGATACAGATCCCGTGATAATGTCATGACGGAGAATAACTTATTACGATTACCTCTggcaaattttagtattttgaacGTGTTGGATCGGGCACCCAGCATCGAACTGATCGGCGACCCCGATAGGCAAGTCTTCTTGTTCCCTTGCTCTTTCCCTTCGAgaatgacaatttttaaatgttcatggcttcgaagtttccaaatttatgagatttaaatttttacatacacgattcataataattatcaaACTCCTAAATAATGAAACTTTCAATTGACCCTGTGGCAGTATAACATCCTTAATTTCACTAATGGTACAGATTGATCGATGACGAAAAGATAGTTGATTTAAAGGAACCGTATGACCCAAAAATGTCACGAGAAGATTAAGAATATTTCGTTTGGAAGTTATTATAGTTAAACGGTACAGTCCTGCGAAGGATAACGAGGTGTACCAAGTGCAGAGTCCAAGGGTCAAGTGCTCGCAGAATATTTCAAGAGCTACAAGAAACTTGGAGCGGTTCAAAGTTTTATCAACGCTGTATATTAACAAGCTGGCCAGCAAAGTATAATAGTAATTCGAATGGACGTACCATAGAATTATTAACGCATCAAATGAAATTCATAACAATGTGATGTTTCGTGCCTACGATTCCTTGATGATCGTGGTAATGTTTCTACTTAAGGAGCTCGAGCAGTTTGCCAGAAGATCGGCCGGGAATTATAAGCTTGTAAAATGTGATAAACAATAAGTAATCTGGATTCCAATGTTAACACCTTAAACTACTGTAATCGTAGTACTATTAAGAACGAGATTTATTAATGATCGAACGTTTAACCTTGAGCGACTATTTTAGCAACGAAAGGGTTGGTCAAAGTTACGGTCATAACGTTCTTtgttattaatgttaaattaagGTTAATACCCGCGGATATTAGTCGACAGACGGAGAAAAAAGGTATTGAACTTGAGACTGCCATTCGAAACGAGAGAAAATGTGAAAGGCGCGAAACGGCGTTAAACATTCATGAAACACAATAATCGAACGTTTCGCGTAATCGCTCGCCGTATACGTAGCTGTAATCGCGGAACTCGTTAAAAGTCGTGTAACCTGCTTTTTCCTGTCTGTCATTAGCACCGGCTGCACCCTTCGAGATCGTTTTAATATCGATCGAAGTTACGAAACGCGCTGCTGGCGTGATTTTTCACACGCACGTCTTGCTCCATTTACGGCTAAATATATAGAGACAAAACAAATTGCTGTTCGCGTCCTACTTGATTATCAATTTCCTCGAAATACGCGTCTACCGGTTCGCGAATAAAAAGCTTCGAACACGGTTTCCTGATCGTTCATTTATTCAGATTTTTCTTGAACGATTGCGCAAGATGGCGGTGCATCGAGCGCGATCGAGACGGACCGATCAATCAACGACAGTCGTTTTTCTGACAACCGAAGAACGGGAACCATCATTCGGCCACGCGAAACTTTCGACCACAAATTccaagtaaattttcaaaattctccaaaattccgCGCTCCAAAATCTCCAGCGATCTATTATGAAATTAAGTTACGTGAATAATCCGATGTACGCACTGTGTCTGCTGGCAGCAGTTTGCGTACGACAACATGTTCAAAATGGGTACGTTCGTAATCGTTTCTTTAATagaattatgtaataaattttctgattgAAATATTAGTAGAGTCCAGCCATTGACAAAGAGCGTATCTTTGCAAAAGCCGACGACGGTGTTTATGAAACCGAACAAAGCTAGCCTGAGGACGGTGAACGACATACAAGAAGTAAAACCCAATGTAACACCGAATACTAGGAGTTATCCGAATCTTCAGGAAGCTAACGCGTTGGTGACTTGCGTTCAGAACTACACTAAACGGACGGAAAAGGTTGACGATATTCCAAAGAGCTTACCGGTGagaatattttatatcttttcattaaatgaaaataattatgttttTTGCAGTAAAGTAACGTTAATGAGATTTAAGGCATAatagattttaataaaattcttttaattttgaaataaataaatttttaacaagatGGTTATTAAAATGACTAAATCATATAAAATGATAAGaccaatataaaatatttatagaaatttaggtaaaTGGTAATTGAAGCCTATAAGTAtgtaatgaattaaaaattgttattctcCTTTTCAGACAAAGAAAATATTCCGCGACTCTGATTCCTTCTTCCCCTACAATGTTCCCGATTGGATGCTGTTCCTATTCACGAACATAGGTGCTAAATGGTTCGCTTGATGCAAGACATGTCGAGCTAAAAGTCAGCTAAATAGCATGCGAACGATTTGATGGGGATTGAAGCGGGTTTAGGGGGAATCCGCGACTGATCTTTGTCAATTTCGACGAGCAAGCTCTACAGTAAATCATTCTACTCTAACAATTTATTTACCGATCTACGTTTCTTTGTATATCGGAGTTCATTTTCAGGTGGTTCGAGAAAGGAAATTGCGGCGAGATCGTTTAAATTGATCGAATCGTATGTTACGCGCTCACTAAGGCGCCAACGAGCGCGTTGACATAGTGTGAAGCGGAAAGCAACGCACGCGCGTGTTGACTACAACCTTTTATGTATAATTGCACGTTGCAAcgacaattattcaataaattcctgtGATACGTAGAATTTCGTTCAGTGATTGTAATAATACCGTAATAAATAATATCGTTATTATCTATCTCGATTTTTTAATTCCAAGGTCGATAATTATACTTCAAATCTACCCTTCCATGTGGCTTGACATTTCTGTTGGATCTTATAATTCAGATAAGTAGATTTATTTACTGCTTaggataaatgaaaattatttactgcTTATGAAAAATTTCGACACATCACACTGTTATAATACATTTGATTGAGAACCTTAACCTATACGTACTCTATACTTTACCTAATATACTCTTCATCTCTTTTGCAAATTAAAGGGTAAACAGGTGAAAGAAATTAAGGAATGCAAAGGGTTAGAAGATCTTATGgattaacaaatatttctgcAGTTATTTTAATGTCTAGCAAAATGAAGTTGAGGAGGGTTCAGTCTATATTGCAAGAATATTGTTCGTCCCGAATCCTACGCCAATGGCTCCCATATCTCAATATCTCCGTCAGTCATGGCGTCTCGGGCAGATTCGTCAAATCTCCAGTTGATCGTCTtcagaattatttgaattttcccAAATGTTGCAAGCCTGTTGAACCACCCTAAACCCTAGCTATGCCATAAACCTAGCTACGCCACATCCCCATCTTCATACAACAAGCGGTGACTTATGATTGCTAAATTTGATAGATGGTCTAATTGGAATTTTCCCGGATGTAACAGCACCCTACGCCAATGGTTCCCGGTCGCGTCTCGCAATCCGTCCGTCAGAGCTGGCGGCTCGagcagatttccaaatctcctggTCGCCGGGCTCATTTGAATTTTCCCGGACAGGATGTGCACCGCGTGCATTTCAATCCCCGAGGACACCCCGACGACGAATTATGGCCGACAAGGATGCTCCTTTGGGACGGGGCGGACAACGAACGAGGACGGAACGACGTGACGGTCTGCGTGTATACGCGGATGGTAGTTTAAGAGCGAAACGCCCGGTATCCAGAGCACGTCCGGAGCGCGAAGAACTTATTGTCATGTGCAGGACTCGCCGGGGCATTTTAATATTTCCGCTGAATGCGACGAGAAAACCTGGTGAACGGGAATGGACGTACGAGGGAGGGGAGATACGAGAAACGAAAAACAAGAAGCAGCAGACCTGCAGGCGAGGAATCGTTACCGGTAGACTGCCACTGGTCTTGCTTTTTCGACTCGGTGACAGGTGGCTGCGTACACGGCTTAAAAACCGGGGAACCCtttgtcttttttttttcaCTCTTTCACCATCTCTTGCGGGTCGAGACGACACCACCGTTTAGAGAAGCTGGCGCCACGAAGCGCATAACGATActcgaatttaaatattcacCGACGCCGCTGGAAATATATTGTTGCCTGTCTGTTCCTCTCTTTCGTGTCTCGAAACTCGATACAGATCGAACAATTAGCCTCGACACCAATCCccactttttacaattttctacatCACGCACGGAGCAATATACTTATTTCTATGAAATATATTGCAGCAATTTGTATCCAATAAAACTTCGCATCTTTTTTGTCAACTCACGTCTGCAGACACTTGTCAAGTCACATTCAATACATTTTTTGAAGTCGTATCTTTTTGTGAAGTCACGTTTTCGTACCTTTTGCTTGAGGATAAAAAATACGTACATCACTTCCATTGAAAAAGTATAAATTACCTTGAATGTTTGAAGAAAAATGTCTCGAtcagaaaagaaaatataaattatattttttattcaacttCACGTGTGACATCAGTATTAGTGAAGACACAATGTTCAATATCTACTGTGTCTTTCATTCTCCATTTCATTTCTCTCCACATAATCATTCTCGTACACCTAAACTTCCCTTCTAAACTAACTTTCACACATTAAATATACTTACACATATAagcattcaaattttttaaaaatcttccCCGTTTGCCCAAGAAGAATCCAGTGGTCCAAGCGATCAGAACCCCTCTTCTTAAAATCGTCACGTCTGAGGGTAACGTCTAAAAGACGAAGAAGAGGGTTCGTTCGACGTCGACATTAAGAGTCAGTTCGTGGTGCAACCGGGGGCTCCAGCTACCGTGTACGCATAATATGTAAATGTATCGTGGTTCGGGCTACCAGAACGATTTGCACCGCGCAAGCTGGCATTTAAGAGGCTGACACGCGTTGAGACCCAGCCACGATTTATCTGAGGATTGTCGCACGTCGAAACCGCCAAGTGTCGTGCATCACTTCGTTGCGGCCGACGAATTCGAGTGATAGATCTGCTCGTCCACGTGAAATATGTACGCGAAACAGCAGGATAACTGGCTCCTGGGAATCGCGACGTTCTTACGAATGAATTTTGTATACTGAGAAATTTGTCGAAACGCGAGGTTTGCCAATTTTTTGAAACATCGATGGGTACTCTTCAAGTGATATGTGTTCATATGGGGATCATATGTGAGATatgatatgtgtatatatgtaataCAGATGTAAGCTTCAATACTGCTTCAATGCTGTAAGATTCAATACTGCTTCAATGCTGTAAGATTCAATACTGCTTCAATGCTGTAAGTTTCAATACTGCTTCAATGCTGTAAGATTCAATACTGCTTCGATGCTGTAAGCTTCAATACTGCTTCAATGCTGTAAGCTTCAATACTGCTTCAATACTGTAAGATTCAATACTGCTTCAATGCTGTAAGTTTCAATA is from Megachile rotundata isolate GNS110a chromosome 2, iyMegRotu1, whole genome shotgun sequence and encodes:
- the LOC105662943 gene encoding uncharacterized protein LOC105662943 isoform X1, translating into MKLSYVNNPMYALCLLAAVCVRQHVQNGRVQPLTKSVSLQKPTTVFMKPNKASLRTVNDIQEVKPNVTPNTRSYPNLQEANALVTCVQNYTKRTEKVDDIPKSLPTKKIFRDSDSFFPYNVPDWMLFLFTNIGAKWFA
- the LOC105662943 gene encoding uncharacterized protein LOC105662943 isoform X2 codes for the protein MKLSYVNNPMYALCLLAAVCVRQHVQNGVQPLTKSVSLQKPTTVFMKPNKASLRTVNDIQEVKPNVTPNTRSYPNLQEANALVTCVQNYTKRTEKVDDIPKSLPTKKIFRDSDSFFPYNVPDWMLFLFTNIGAKWFA